A DNA window from Castanea sativa cultivar Marrone di Chiusa Pesio chromosome 7, ASM4071231v1 contains the following coding sequences:
- the LOC142642763 gene encoding cyclin-D1-1-like → MSHSHSSTSATNLYCAEDADGVVSWEADNDDDDTWISSNHRPSSDDDDDDGFDISRVFESEAHHMPHPDYLSRCRDRSVDVTARQDSINWILKVHAYYQFRPVTAFLSVNYFDRFLSSHSVSQQPNGWPSQLLSVACLSLAAKLEEPDVPLILDLQVSDAKYVFEPKTVQRMELRVMSFLNWRLRSVTPFDFLHHFISNLPSTSKPDSFFNRVFSASSDLILSTTRVIDFLGYAPSTIAAAAVLCASGEPGSSNCPVVFDKRVNKEMVRSCHQLMEEYLIDTCPLARLKERRAEPAPPPSPVGVLDAAACGSCDTRSENPSSIGLAEAEPPIKRLRSSAPDVQNR, encoded by the exons ATGTCTCACTCTCACTCCTCCACTTCTGCCACTAACTTGTACTGCGCCGAGGACGCAGACGGCGTCGTATCATGGGAAGCTGATAACGACGACGACGACACGTGGATCTCATCCAATCACCGTCCATcctctgatgatgatgatgatgatggtttCGATATTTCCAGAGTCTTCGAGTCGGAGGCCCACCACATGCCCCACCCGGATTACCTCTCACGCTGTCGTGACCGCTCCGTCGACGTCACCGCTCGCCAAGACTCCATCAACTGGATCTTAAAG gtgCACGCTTATTATCAGTTCAGACCCGTAACGGCATTTCTGTCTGTGAACTACTTCGACCGTTTCCTCTCATCGCATTCTGTATCG cAACAACCAAATGGGTGGCCATCTCAGCTGCTCTCGGTGGCATGTTTGTCTTTAGCGGCGAAATTGGAAGAGCCCGATGTGCCACTCATATTAGACCTGCAAGTATCGGATGCCAAGTACGTGTTCGAACCCAAAACGGTTCAGAGAATGGAGCTCCGAGTCATGTCATTTCTCAATTGGAGATTACGCTCCGTCACTCCCTTCGACTTCCTCCACCATTTCATCTCCAACCTCCCTTCCACTTCTAAACCCGACTCCTTCTTCAATCGGGTCTTCTCCGCTTCTTCGGATCTCATTCTCAGCACCACCCGAG TTATAGATTTTTTGGGTTATGCACCATCAACAATAGCAGCAGCGGCTGTGCTTTGCGCTAGCGGTGAACCTGGTTCATCTAATTGTCCGGTGGTTTTCGATAAGAGAGTAAACAAA GAAATGGTGAGAAGCTGTCACCAACTGATGGAGGAGTATCTGATCGACACGTGTCCTTTAGCTCGCCTTAAAGAGCGGAGAGCAGAGCCGGCGCCGCCTCCAAGCCCAGTAGGCGTGCTCGACGCCGCAGCTTGTGGTAGCTGCGACACACGTTCCGAGAACCCCAGCTCAATTGGCTTAGCCGAAGCCGAGCCGCCAATCAAAAGGCTACGATCCTCTGCCCCGGATGTACAGAATCGGTAG